One region of Triticum aestivum cultivar Chinese Spring chromosome 6B, IWGSC CS RefSeq v2.1, whole genome shotgun sequence genomic DNA includes:
- the LOC123139529 gene encoding heat shock cognate 70 kDa protein-like, whose amino-acid sequence MNPVNTVFDAKRLIGRRFSEECVQRDMKLWPFKVISGNSDRPMIAVKYKGEERQFTAEEISSMVLVKMRETAEAYLDIAVKNAVITVPVYFNDSQRQATLDAGLIAGLNVTRIINEPSAAAIAYGLDNTSVSGDGKTVLIFDFGGGTLDISVINIDKGTFAVKATSGDTHLGGEDLNNRMVEHFLQEFLKKHKSDISGSPRALMRLKTACERAKRMLSSTAQAKFEIDSLHDGIDYYVSITRALFEELNMDLFRKCIEHVEKCLGDAKMDKSQIHDVVLVGGSTKITKVQQMLQEFFDGKKLCNRINPDEAVAYGAAIQAAILSGEHSQKVKNFRLLDVTPLSLGIEVVGDIMSVVIPRNTTIPVRMEKDYTTSVDNQTTVRFSVYEGEGGLIKDNNLLGMFDLTGVPPAPRGVPSFNVTFEIEANGVLKVLAEDRANGNKNSITITNGKGGLTRKEIYRMVHDAHKYKSEDKMEIEKANKKRGWPTTPATTLILLALPICVALVCVSFFS is encoded by the exons ATGAACCCCGTCAACACCGTCTTCG ACGCGAAACGACTGATTGGTCGACGGTTCAGCGAAGAGTGTGTGCAAAGAGATATGAAGTTGTGGCCATTCAAAGTTATTTCAGGCAACAGTGATCGGCCGATGATTGCGGTGAAGTATAAGGGTGAGGAGAGGCAGTTCACAGCCGAAGAAATATCCTCCATGGTTCTTGTCAAGATGAGGGAGACAGCCGAGGCCTACCTCGACATCGCCGTAAAGAATGCTGTTATCACCGTCCCAGTCTACTTCAACGACTCGCAGCGCCAGGCCACCCTCGATGCCGGTCTCattgctggcctcaacgtcacacGCATCATCAACGAGCCCTCGGCCGCCGCCATCGCCTACGGTCTTGACAACACGTCCGTTAGTGGTGATGGGAAGACGGTGCTCATATTTGATTTTGGTGGTGGTACCTTGGATATCTCTGTCATAAACATTGACAAAGGCACATTTGCGGTCAAGGCCACGTCTGGTGACACCCACCTTGGCGGGGAGGATCTCAACAACAGAATGGTGGAACACTTTCTGCAGGAATTCTTGAAGAAACACAAGAGTGACATCAGTGGCAGTCCGAGGGCTCTGATGCGGCTTAAGACGGCCTGCGAGAGGGCCAAGAGGATGCTGTCTTCTACGGCGCAGGCCAAGTTTGAGATCGACTCGCTCCATGATGGCATTGACTACTATGTATCCATCACTCGCGCCCTGTTCGAGGAGCTCAACATGGATCTCTTCCGCAAGTGCATTGAGCATGTGGAGAAGTGCCTCGGTGACGCCAAGATGGACAAGTCACAGATCCACGACGTTGTGCTCGTCGGCGGCTCCACCAAGATCACAAAGGTGCAGCAGATGCTGCAGGAATTCTTTGACGGGAAGAAGCTCTGCAACAGAATCAATCCTGACGAGGCTGTCGCCTATGGTGCTGCTATTCAAGCCGCCATCCTCAGCGGCGAGCACAGCCAGAAGGTGAAGAACTTTCGCCTGCTTGACGTCACGCCGCTATCGCTCGGGATAGAGGTAGTAGGCGATATCATGTCCGTGGTGATACCCAGGAACACTACCATCCCCGTTAGAATGGAGAAGGATTACACGACCAGCGTTGACAACCAGACCACCGTGCGCTTCTCGGTGTACGAGGGTGAAGGAGGGTTGATCAAGGATAACAATCTGCTCGGGATGTTTGACCTCACTGGTGTCCCTCCGGCACCGAGGGGCGTGCCATCATTCAATGTGACATTCGAAATCGAAGCAAACGGCGTCCTGAAGGTGTTAGCGGAGGACAGGGCGAATGGAAACAAGAACAGCATCACCATCACCAACGGCAAGGGTGGGCTGACCAGGAAGGAGATTTATCGGATGGTGCATGATGCCCACAAGTACAAATCCGAGGACAAGATGGAAATAGAGAAAGCGAACAAGAAACGCGGATGGCCAACTACTCCTGCAACTACTCTGATACTTCTTGCATTGCCCATATGCGTGGCCCTCGTTTGTGTTTCGTTTTTTTCCTGA